GTTCCCACACAGCAATATAGCCCGGAGCCTCGCTCAGCGCGGCTCCGGGCTACGGAAACGTCGAACTCAGACGGCGTCGCCGCCGTCGATGCTGCCGAAGTCGCCGACCTCGACGTTGCCTTCGTCGTCGACGGCGGTGTCGAAGGTGCCGTCGCCGTCGGTGTCGGCTTCGATGATGTCGATCTCGCCGTCGGCGTTGGTGTCGTAGGCGATGGAGTCGGCCTGGCCGTCGCCGTCGGTGTCGAGGATGGCGTCGGTGGTGCCGTCACCGTCGACGTCGGTGAGTGCGGCGTCGACGGCTCCGTCGCCATCGGTGTCGACGAGAACGGCGTCGGCGGGGATCTCGGTGCTCATGGTGGGTCCTTTCGGGGTTCGGGGCGGTGGTGCCGGGGAGTTGTGAAGTGGTTCTGGTTACTTGGAGGTGAGTCTGCCCCGGTTTGTTCCCCACGGCCTCGAAGTCGCGTCGGGATCATTCGCGGGGAGTACCCCCGCGTCACCGGAGATCGGCGAGCAACTCCGACAGGAGGGACCGCGCGCGCGAGATGCGACTGCGCACGGTCTGCAGGCCGATGCCCTGGGCCTCGGCGATCTCGGAGTAGCTGAGCTCGCCGTAGACGCGCAGCACGAAGGTCGCCCGGTAGGCGTCTGGGACCTGCGCCAACGCTTCGGCGATCCGGTCGGACACGACGACCTGCGCCGCGACGTCCAGATGGCTCATCGGGTCGTGGTCGGCGATGTCGTCGGCGTCGGTGCGTTTGCGGATCCGGGCGAGCGCGGCATTGGACCCGATGCGGTACAGCCAGGTCGACAGTTGCGCGTCGCCACGGAAGTTGCCGATGGCCCGCCATGCGGCGACGAGCGCGTCCTGCATGGCGTCCTCGGCGTCGTGCTG
The genomic region above belongs to Gordonia hongkongensis and contains:
- a CDS encoding RNA polymerase sigma factor, which codes for MQSLIDESTSGADLLERARSGDQAAFTTLVEQHRDRLWAICLRITGNQHDAEDAMQDALVAAWRAIGNFRGDAQLSTWLYRIGSNAALARIRKRTDADDIADHDPMSHLDVAAQVVVSDRIAEALAQVPDAYRATFVLRVYGELSYSEIAEAQGIGLQTVRSRISRARSLLSELLADLR